One Zerene cesonia ecotype Mississippi chromosome 9, Zerene_cesonia_1.1, whole genome shotgun sequence DNA window includes the following coding sequences:
- the LOC119829118 gene encoding uncharacterized protein LOC119829118, producing the protein MEQIFMIEVFVKKIVLKIEPPEKDEYELRMEEEERRREAEALAAAEAAKKGKKGGKPAKPKKGKKGKEPPMPSEEEMKFMQTCTMQMNCLPLFDFYVAHDNFIAPPPPPPPGKKGKKPPKPKKGKKGKAAPIKIVLPSEPLPQPPYFGVGNSVMFLSRPSKLEEVLRKTPIYITVWNRDQEMNCIGFCVVEWHESFFQCLERAGEMNPVDMDQAEFRSTTRPEMVTNTVELTRPLQCEEDLKSSGEIEFFIRLTCLGNRIITYFVALPEMERLPGRKYLTDDLKLKDVEVVRHWEGTTIEAVPPVAYFFGAPDISKEPIRPVEEPKVYDDFVAPFTSSELAILAMGFPKGPCGGTNCPKRMEYRGSQHQFIHGEKVKGKPYKPGQFVNKRDVHGPCGRLDCPLAKKVRAYLCSEGSYKPCKKPCCKDYY; encoded by the coding sequence ATGGAACAAATTTTCATGATCGAAGTATTTGTCAagaaaattgtgttaaaaatagagCCTCCAGAAAAAGATGAATACGAACTCAGAATGGAAGAAGAGGAGAGGAGAAGAGAAGCTGAAGCTCTTGCGGCGGCAGAAGCAGCTAAAAAAGGCAAAAAAGGAGGAAAGCCGGCGAAACCTAAGAAAGGCAAGAAGGGGAAAGAACCTCCAATGCCATCCGAAGAAGAAATGAAATTCATGCAGACGTGTACAATGCAAATGAATTGTTTACCCTTATTTGACTTTTATGTCGcacatgataattttatagctcctccaccaccaccaccaccaggTAAGAAAGGTAAGAAACCCCCAAAACCTAAAAAAGGTAAGAAGGGAAAAGCTGCaccaataaaaattgttttgccATCCGAACCATTGCCTCAACCTCCATACTTTGGTGTAGGCAACTCTGTTATGTTTCTATCAAGGCCCTCGAAACTAGAAGAAGTATTAAGAAAAACGccaatttatataacagtatGGAATCGTGATCAAGAAATGAATTGCATAGGATTCTGTGTTGTCGAATGGCATGAATCTTTCTTTCAATGTCTTGAAAGGGCTGGCGAAATGAATCCAGTCGATATGGACCAAGCTGAATTCAGGAGTACAACTAGGCCTGAGATGGTGACAAATACTGTAGAATTAACGAGACCCTTACAATGCGAGGAAGACTTAAAATCCTCTGGTGAAATCGAGTTTTTTATACGTTTGACATGTTTGGGCAATCGTATCATCACTTACTTTGTTGCTTTGCCAGAAATGGAGCGATTGCCGGGCcgtaaatatttaacagatGACTTGAAATTAAAAGACGTGGAAGTCGTGAGGCATTGGGAAGGTACAACTATTGAAGCTGTCCCGCCAGTAGCCTACTTCTTTGGTGCTCCAGATATTAGCAAAGAACCTATTCGACCTGTGGAAGAACCGAAGGTTTACGATGATTTTGTAGCCCCATTCACGTCAAGTGAATTGGCAATTCTTGCAATGGGATTTCCGAAGGGCCCTTGTGGTGGTACGAACTGTCCAAAACGTATGGAGTATAGAGGAAGTCAGCATCAATTTATCCATGGAGAAAAAGTTAAAGGGAAGCCTTATAAGCCAGGgcaatttgttaataaaagaGACGTGCATGGCCCATGCGGACGATTAGATTGTCCTTTAGCAAAGAAAGTTCGTGCCTATCTTTGTTCGGAAGGTAGCTATAAGCCGTGCAAGAAACCATGCTGTAAAGATTATTACTGA